The following coding sequences are from one Methanococcoides orientis window:
- a CDS encoding radical SAM protein, whose product MKSTNVIKMKSRIIYGPILSRRLGRSLGIDIIKKGEFRKNCNFDCVYCQLGHVEWKISTLSDVTDSVTTEEVIDGITNYHKKVDDLDYITFSGTCEPTLNLELGNMIEQIRQISDVPISVITNSSLVSREEVRKNLSKADLVVATLASGNEDTFQAINRPAGGIELQDIIEGLRKLQKMKGPKLSIEVMLLDSDNDYPVNSSDEEVGKLIEVLKYIDPDEIEVLTTTRPPAEDFIVPVPEIRLKEIAKRFDEELGRERVRLVLKGLKRKRSNIQHENLVDEVYDLILRRPCTFEQVVQSLDIDKEELAPIIEGLVGEQKIIEILSENGTYYRPT is encoded by the coding sequence ATGAAATCAACAAATGTGATCAAAATGAAGTCAAGGATCATCTACGGCCCGATCCTTTCAAGGAGGCTTGGAAGGTCGCTTGGGATCGATATTATCAAAAAGGGCGAGTTCAGGAAGAACTGCAATTTTGACTGTGTCTACTGTCAGCTTGGACATGTGGAATGGAAGATATCGACCCTTTCAGACGTTACCGATTCTGTAACAACTGAAGAAGTGATCGATGGCATCACTAACTACCACAAGAAAGTGGATGATCTTGACTACATCACATTTTCAGGAACATGTGAACCTACACTGAACCTGGAACTGGGAAACATGATCGAGCAGATCAGACAGATCAGCGATGTTCCCATTTCTGTGATCACGAACTCTTCCCTCGTTAGCAGGGAGGAGGTCAGAAAAAATCTTTCGAAAGCAGACCTTGTGGTCGCTACCCTGGCCTCAGGAAATGAAGATACATTTCAGGCGATCAACAGGCCAGCGGGAGGGATCGAACTTCAGGACATCATCGAAGGACTCCGGAAACTGCAGAAGATGAAGGGGCCGAAACTCTCCATCGAGGTCATGCTTCTGGACTCAGATAACGACTATCCTGTCAATTCAAGCGACGAGGAGGTCGGTAAGCTCATCGAGGTCCTAAAGTACATCGATCCGGACGAGATCGAAGTGCTGACCACAACCCGACCTCCGGCTGAAGATTTTATCGTACCTGTTCCTGAGATAAGGCTCAAGGAGATCGCAAAAAGGTTTGATGAGGAGCTGGGAAGGGAAAGAGTAAGACTTGTGCTTAAGGGACTCAAGAGAAAGCGGTCGAACATACAGCATGAGAACCTCGTAGATGAGGTCTATGATCTTATACTCCGCAGGCCCTGTACATTTGAGCAGGTGGTGCAGTCGCTGGATATTGATAAGGAGGAACTTGCCCCGATAATTGAAGGACTGGTCGGGGAACAGAAGATCATTGAGATCTTATCTGAGAACGGGACTTACTATCGCCCAACATAA
- a CDS encoding carboxymuconolactone decarboxylase family protein, protein MSENPLQVIIDSDADFFQLLEDTRITSFEEDGIPLKYKLLMAMALDASKGAVNGVTSLAVQAMEAGATKEEVMQAVKITHYICGVGSVYTAANALKDVL, encoded by the coding sequence ATGTCAGAAAATCCACTTCAGGTCATAATAGATTCCGATGCAGACTTTTTCCAGCTTCTTGAGGATACACGTATAACTTCTTTTGAAGAAGATGGCATCCCATTAAAATACAAGCTCCTTATGGCAATGGCACTTGATGCATCAAAAGGCGCTGTGAACGGCGTAACATCCCTTGCAGTACAGGCAATGGAAGCAGGAGCTACAAAAGAAGAGGTTATGCAGGCAGTAAAGATCACCCATTACATCTGCGGTGTGGGAAGTGTCTATACCGCTGCAAATGCTTTAAAGGACGTCCTTTAA
- a CDS encoding protease inhibitor I42 family protein — protein sequence MSSISGANMVTKDVENKNMAENEDPNQESSDNVVVLPLNEDSKKITQTLSNEKSLKILDLLSEEPMSATDISKKLGLSITTIKYNIDSLLEADLIKVHRIKWSEKGREVKIYEPVQKLIVVAPGNMNVNRASIISMLQQYIGVIGAAFLGAAGLQYLSRPVAIENGEMLSAPAMMAYDMEEEVLREAPMDMAPQLAADEAVGEVAKAVPEEAAPQLMDSVHAFFSNFSDNIGLWFFLGCLFAVLLMVIKGRYYDNASSSTKRSVKRYLLPIMLVGVVIAALSVGMAPAEDGQFIFPEVEKIPADYVFTEEDNGTTVSVKAGSIVRIDVDAPSEGYWSLSDRDDLSIMEEGYGYSSTYSPVDDDSTYGWTLETLSIGEKSIMAEYNSWSGESDVPDNFEMTLIVQGDNELYPSFIVDGYYFGDAIEIKEGEWMLIRLFESTADTYAWNMTLTDGLQVRGDEFIPQSEGSLYGQHEWEIEAIAAGDQNISAIYMQPEVNLTGYEQTLDLTVRVL from the coding sequence ATGAGTTCAATCTCTGGTGCGAACATGGTCACTAAAGACGTTGAAAATAAGAACATGGCTGAAAATGAAGATCCAAATCAGGAAAGTTCGGACAATGTAGTTGTACTTCCGCTCAACGAGGATTCAAAGAAGATAACACAGACGCTTTCCAATGAGAAGTCCCTGAAGATTCTGGACCTTCTTTCCGAAGAGCCGATGTCTGCAACGGATATCTCTAAAAAGCTCGGTCTTTCAATTACCACTATCAAGTACAACATTGACAGCTTGCTGGAAGCTGATCTTATCAAAGTTCACAGGATCAAATGGAGTGAGAAAGGTCGTGAGGTCAAGATCTACGAGCCTGTGCAGAAACTGATCGTAGTGGCTCCCGGGAACATGAACGTCAACAGAGCTTCCATAATCAGCATGCTACAGCAGTATATCGGTGTTATCGGTGCTGCATTCCTTGGTGCTGCAGGGCTTCAGTACCTGTCAAGGCCTGTTGCTATCGAGAATGGGGAGATGCTTTCAGCACCTGCCATGATGGCTTATGATATGGAAGAGGAAGTCCTGCGTGAAGCACCTATGGACATGGCCCCTCAGCTTGCTGCTGATGAGGCTGTAGGAGAAGTTGCAAAAGCAGTTCCTGAAGAAGCTGCTCCCCAGCTCATGGACAGCGTTCATGCGTTCTTCTCGAACTTCTCTGATAATATCGGTCTCTGGTTTTTCCTGGGATGTCTTTTTGCTGTCCTGCTGATGGTAATAAAAGGACGCTACTATGACAATGCCAGCAGTTCTACTAAGAGGTCTGTAAAACGCTATCTTCTACCAATAATGCTCGTTGGAGTGGTGATAGCTGCACTTTCTGTGGGAATGGCTCCGGCAGAGGATGGCCAATTCATTTTCCCTGAGGTCGAGAAAATACCGGCGGACTATGTTTTCACAGAAGAGGACAATGGCACTACAGTATCTGTCAAAGCTGGAAGTATAGTACGCATTGATGTTGATGCACCATCGGAAGGCTACTGGTCTCTTTCAGATCGTGATGACCTCTCCATAATGGAAGAAGGATATGGATACTCATCAACATACAGTCCTGTAGATGATGATTCTACATATGGATGGACCCTTGAGACATTGTCCATTGGTGAGAAATCCATCATGGCCGAATACAATTCCTGGAGTGGTGAGTCTGATGTTCCGGATAATTTCGAGATGACCCTGATCGTGCAAGGGGATAATGAACTTTATCCGTCCTTCATCGTGGATGGCTACTATTTCGGAGATGCGATCGAGATAAAAGAAGGCGAATGGATGCTTATCAGGCTGTTCGAATCAACAGCAGACACATATGCTTGGAACATGACCTTGACGGACGGTCTCCAGGTAAGAGGGGATGAGTTCATCCCGCAATCTGAAGGTTCCCTTTATGGACAGCATGAATGGGAAATAGAGGCCATTGCAGCTGGTGATCAGAATATTTCTGCCATATACATGCAACCAGAAGTGAACCTTACAGGATATGAGCAGACCCTTGACCTTACGGTCAGGGTTCTGTGA
- a CDS encoding YbaY family lipoprotein has product MKKKFVLGLTLLLVMAAAFSMGCTETGSDGPADDVSETDEGADHEAGEDTDDQVSEENGVQGMIIFDEPVESFSNATIYLKVEDVSLQDVASVVISEDTIDDVSMDAGNIEPVPYMINHPDLEERMTYSLSVHVDVDGDERLSNGDYYSTWHNPVPTDPGVHDLDVHVEMI; this is encoded by the coding sequence ATGAAAAAAAAATTCGTATTAGGGCTGACGCTTTTGTTGGTAATGGCCGCTGCATTTTCAATGGGCTGCACGGAAACCGGTTCAGATGGGCCAGCAGATGACGTTAGTGAAACTGATGAAGGAGCAGATCATGAAGCAGGTGAAGATACTGATGATCAGGTTTCAGAAGAAAATGGTGTTCAGGGAATGATCATATTTGACGAACCTGTTGAGTCATTCTCTAATGCGACTATCTACCTGAAGGTCGAGGATGTAAGTCTTCAGGATGTTGCATCAGTTGTTATTTCAGAAGATACCATTGATGATGTTTCCATGGATGCTGGTAACATTGAGCCAGTGCCATACATGATAAATCATCCTGATCTTGAGGAAAGAATGACCTATTCACTTTCAGTACATGTGGATGTGGATGGAGATGAAAGACTTTCAAATGGTGACTATTATAGCACCTGGCACAACCCTGTACCTACAGATCCCGGAGTACATGATCTGGATGTTCATGTGGAAATGATCTGA
- a CDS encoding gamma carbonic anhydrase family protein, which translates to MLLKFKDKEPIVAETAFIAKSADIIGDVVIGENSSIWFNAVLRADMDKIKIGNRTSIQDNSVIHTDPATPTEIGDDVTVGHGAVLHSCKIGDNVLIGMNSTVLDGVEIGENSIVGANALVPPGKKFPPNSVITGVPGKVRREATPEDAVMIRENAAEYVKLAAEYRKQKKN; encoded by the coding sequence ATGCTATTAAAATTCAAGGACAAGGAACCAATCGTTGCTGAAACTGCATTCATCGCAAAATCCGCAGACATCATCGGAGACGTGGTTATAGGTGAGAACTCAAGCATCTGGTTCAATGCGGTCCTCCGGGCAGACATGGATAAAATAAAGATAGGAAACCGCACAAGCATCCAGGACAATTCAGTTATCCACACCGACCCCGCAACTCCAACCGAGATAGGGGACGATGTGACCGTGGGTCACGGGGCAGTCCTGCATAGCTGTAAGATCGGAGACAATGTTCTCATAGGCATGAACTCCACAGTGCTTGACGGTGTCGAGATCGGAGAGAATTCCATCGTTGGTGCCAATGCACTTGTTCCACCAGGCAAGAAATTCCCGCCTAACAGCGTTATCACAGGAGTTCCCGGGAAAGTAAGAAGGGAAGCCACACCTGAGGATGCTGTAATGATAAGGGAAAATGCAGCAGAATATGTGAAGCTGGCAGCGGAATATAGGAAGCAGAAGAAGAACTGA
- a CDS encoding ABC transporter permease, whose translation MEAVDISYLSLIACFLLLAIPLFVSHYLKLGIIPDTVVSASRMVLQLAFVGFFLTVLFDLNNSVVNFLWLMLMVLAATHSTINDVDLDLKKLLLPTLASFVVGNFLIIVYFNAFVVDLENLFDARYLIPIFGMFLGNSLRGNIVSISNFYDAIRRNENRYLYSLSLGAKKHEAILPYARKSLNLALKPSIASMSTIGIVSLPGMMTGQIIAGSSPILAIKYQMAIMIGIYVSTVMTVAIGIFMTMRSSFDDYGILKEDVFKSTRA comes from the coding sequence ATGGAAGCTGTTGATATTAGCTATCTATCCCTCATAGCATGTTTCCTTTTACTTGCAATTCCTCTGTTTGTAAGTCATTATCTTAAGCTCGGGATAATCCCTGACACAGTTGTTTCGGCTTCAAGAATGGTCTTACAACTTGCTTTTGTGGGTTTTTTCCTTACAGTACTTTTTGACCTGAACAATTCAGTCGTGAATTTTTTGTGGCTAATGTTAATGGTCCTTGCAGCAACCCATTCCACCATAAATGATGTTGATCTTGACCTGAAGAAATTGCTACTGCCGACACTTGCTTCATTTGTAGTAGGAAACTTCCTGATAATCGTTTACTTCAATGCGTTTGTTGTAGATCTTGAGAATCTCTTTGATGCCCGGTACCTGATACCAATATTCGGCATGTTCCTTGGAAATTCCCTGAGAGGAAATATCGTAAGCATCAGCAACTTCTATGATGCGATACGGAGGAATGAGAATCGTTATCTGTACAGTCTGTCTCTGGGTGCGAAAAAACATGAAGCTATTCTTCCCTATGCCAGAAAAAGTCTTAACCTTGCATTGAAGCCCTCGATCGCAAGCATGTCCACAATTGGTATCGTCTCACTGCCGGGGATGATGACCGGTCAGATAATAGCAGGTTCCAGTCCGATCCTCGCTATCAAATATCAGATGGCCATAATGATTGGGATCTATGTTTCTACCGTGATGACGGTTGCCATTGGTATATTTATGACCATGCGTTCAAGTTTCGATGATTATGGTATCCTTAAAGAAGATGTTTTCAAGTCAACACGTGCCTGA
- a CDS encoding M23 family metallopeptidase: MKKFPFTEKTENIHRNNGESGSFWEDRKDRHHCGIDIYAPEGEPVIAIESGEVIDVGIMTSPERISYWNETHYIIIRNHSGLFCKYGELGSSNVKVGDTVEAGQLIGYVGTVLNSDKIDGNAPEYIQKLKDKNPSMLHFELWENDPVVEDKDYLGGNWFGDERPKKLLDPTEYLRSIESH, encoded by the coding sequence ATGAAAAAGTTTCCCTTTACTGAAAAGACGGAGAACATCCACCGGAATAACGGAGAAAGCGGTTCCTTCTGGGAGGATAGGAAAGACCGTCACCATTGCGGTATCGACATTTATGCACCTGAAGGTGAACCTGTTATTGCTATTGAGAGTGGGGAAGTAATTGACGTCGGTATAATGACATCACCCGAAAGGATATCTTACTGGAATGAAACACATTACATCATCATCAGAAACCATTCCGGACTTTTCTGCAAATATGGAGAACTTGGTTCTTCGAACGTAAAGGTAGGAGATACTGTTGAAGCCGGGCAGCTGATCGGATATGTCGGTACTGTGCTGAACAGTGACAAAATTGACGGGAATGCTCCCGAATACATTCAGAAGCTAAAAGATAAAAATCCCAGCATGCTCCACTTTGAGCTGTGGGAAAATGATCCTGTCGTTGAAGACAAGGATTATCTAGGAGGTAACTGGTTCGGAGACGAACGGCCAAAAAAGCTTCTCGACCCTACTGAATACCTTAGGTCTATTGAAAGCCATTAA
- a CDS encoding 4Fe-4S binding protein, protein MEKQQLKEVLLEKCREMEIPLVGVANVERWEKPLFHPWIPEEFHPQSIYPEARSAIVIGLPVTLPVLETSPSIYYRELYKTVNSLLDQYTYRLSNFLTEKGYSSIFVPRDGYGSIKVLLDNPVAFFSHRHAAVLAGLGNFGVNNTILTPEYGPRIRFGTIFTTAELEPDNIMEKQLCNHCMRCVRMCPSNALAEKNYPEGITDKKACASFSDELNKREISPCGICIKVCPIGEDRKTYGRENASMYKKKDEFKKYHNAWEHVRSYGGK, encoded by the coding sequence ATGGAAAAACAACAATTGAAAGAAGTCCTTCTGGAAAAATGCAGGGAAATGGAGATCCCGCTGGTCGGGGTGGCCAATGTTGAGCGCTGGGAAAAGCCCCTGTTCCATCCATGGATACCTGAAGAATTCCATCCTCAGTCCATCTACCCTGAAGCAAGATCTGCGATAGTCATAGGACTACCAGTGACACTCCCGGTGCTGGAGACATCTCCATCGATATACTACCGCGAGCTCTACAAGACAGTGAACAGCCTGCTGGACCAGTACACCTACCGACTGTCAAACTTCCTTACTGAGAAAGGCTATTCTTCTATCTTCGTTCCAAGGGATGGATACGGCTCTATCAAGGTACTTCTGGATAATCCCGTTGCTTTCTTTTCACACCGACATGCTGCAGTCCTTGCAGGTCTTGGAAACTTCGGAGTCAACAATACCATCCTGACTCCAGAATACGGCCCCAGGATACGATTCGGTACTATTTTCACCACTGCTGAACTTGAACCGGACAACATCATGGAAAAGCAGCTATGCAACCATTGCATGCGTTGTGTCAGGATGTGTCCGTCAAATGCACTTGCGGAAAAGAACTATCCCGAAGGGATCACTGACAAGAAAGCATGTGCATCCTTTAGCGATGAGCTGAATAAACGAGAGATTTCACCTTGCGGGATATGTATAAAGGTCTGTCCGATCGGAGAGGATCGCAAAACCTACGGAAGGGAAAATGCTTCAATGTATAAAAAGAAGGATGAGTTCAAGAAGTATCACAATGCATGGGAACATGTACGTTCTTATGGTGGAAAATAA